The following are encoded in a window of Negativicutes bacterium genomic DNA:
- the uvrC gene encoding excinuclease ABC subunit UvrC has product MKAKEDLQENLALLSDKPGVYLMYNAAGSVIYVGKAVSLKNRVRSYFSAGNPHSRKIQRMVNEVDHFETIVTASELEALILECNLIKQYHPYYNSLLKDDKGYPYLRIDVREPFPRLTFEHQFKQDGARYFGPYLSGTASHTLQVIRKVFPLRTCNKQISGSDTAPCLNYQIKHCCGPCIGAISQADYGLIVQDVLLFLEGKHEELAQTLQAKMETAAENLQFEKAAQLRDQWQAVQRLQEKQRVSGAHLGDRDVIAMAQAYHTSQIQIFYMRSGRIIGRDTYSLDDTAGQSRSEILSDFIRQYYSQVEIVPREILVQEQLADAALLQEWLSQSSGRKVEIKTPQRGEKRDLVELVASNALQTLGRNHSRRLHNKEEAQIALQELKKALSLPEMPLRIEAYDISNTQGTFSVASMVVFSMGIPDNKAYRRFRIKTVDGPNDFASMAEVIRRRFSRAVAERQQIAAGSLSTEKAKFAVLPDLILIDGGKGQLGAARAILHELGFAAIATIGLAKQFELIYQEGRDLPIELPPNSRSLFLLQRIRDEAHRFAITYHRNLRGTDALRSQLEQIPGIGVVRTRALLKKFDSLEKLALASLQELADTPGMNVKAAEQVAGYLRQNLASGRDVLNAAEATLPFGKHNKQRGEALETGMAGKKHVPARHDTGA; this is encoded by the coding sequence ATGAAAGCAAAAGAAGATCTGCAGGAAAACCTGGCTTTATTATCCGATAAACCGGGTGTATATTTAATGTATAATGCGGCCGGCAGCGTGATTTATGTCGGCAAGGCTGTCAGTTTAAAAAATCGCGTCCGCTCCTATTTCAGCGCAGGCAATCCGCACAGCCGTAAAATACAGCGGATGGTAAACGAAGTGGATCATTTCGAAACGATTGTCACCGCAAGCGAACTGGAAGCGCTGATTCTGGAATGCAATTTAATCAAACAGTACCATCCGTATTATAATTCTCTGCTGAAAGACGACAAGGGTTATCCTTATCTGCGCATCGATGTGCGGGAACCGTTTCCCCGGCTTACCTTTGAACATCAGTTCAAGCAGGATGGCGCGCGTTATTTCGGGCCTTATCTCAGCGGTACCGCCAGTCACACCCTACAGGTGATTCGTAAAGTTTTTCCGCTGCGGACCTGTAACAAGCAAATCAGCGGCAGCGATACCGCTCCTTGCCTGAATTATCAGATCAAGCATTGCTGCGGACCTTGTATCGGCGCTATCAGTCAGGCTGACTATGGCCTGATTGTGCAGGATGTGCTTTTATTCCTGGAAGGCAAGCACGAAGAATTAGCACAGACGCTGCAGGCTAAAATGGAAACCGCCGCTGAAAACCTGCAGTTTGAAAAAGCGGCTCAATTGCGTGATCAATGGCAGGCTGTTCAGCGTTTACAGGAAAAGCAGCGTGTTTCCGGCGCTCATTTGGGCGACCGCGATGTGATTGCCATGGCGCAGGCTTATCATACCAGCCAAATCCAGATTTTTTATATGCGCAGCGGCCGGATCATCGGACGCGATACCTATAGCCTGGACGATACGGCAGGGCAGAGCCGCTCTGAAATCCTCTCGGATTTTATCCGGCAGTACTACAGTCAGGTTGAAATCGTGCCGCGCGAAATCTTAGTGCAGGAACAGCTGGCAGACGCTGCTCTGCTGCAGGAGTGGCTGAGCCAATCCAGCGGCCGCAAAGTTGAAATTAAAACGCCTCAGCGCGGCGAAAAGAGAGATTTGGTGGAATTGGTGGCCAGCAATGCCCTGCAAACTCTGGGACGCAATCACAGCCGACGTCTGCATAATAAAGAAGAAGCACAAATTGCCCTGCAGGAATTAAAAAAAGCCTTATCCTTGCCGGAAATGCCGCTGCGCATCGAAGCCTATGATATTTCCAACACACAAGGCACCTTCAGCGTCGCCTCGATGGTCGTCTTCAGCATGGGCATTCCGGACAACAAGGCATACCGCCGCTTTCGAATCAAAACCGTTGACGGACCTAACGACTTTGCCAGCATGGCGGAAGTCATCCGCCGCCGTTTCAGCCGCGCCGTGGCAGAACGGCAGCAAATCGCGGCGGGCAGTCTGAGTACGGAGAAAGCGAAATTCGCCGTTTTACCCGATCTGATTCTGATAGACGGCGGCAAAGGTCAATTGGGCGCCGCCCGGGCAATCCTGCATGAACTTGGTTTTGCCGCCATTGCCACCATCGGCCTGGCCAAGCAGTTTGAACTGATCTATCAGGAAGGCCGGGATTTGCCGATTGAATTGCCGCCCAACAGCCGCTCGCTTTTTTTGCTGCAGCGCATCCGGGATGAAGCGCATCGTTTTGCCATCACCTATCACCGTAATCTGCGGGGAACGGACGCACTGCGTTCTCAGTTGGAACAAATCCCGGGCATTGGTGTCGTTCGCACCCGCGCCCTCTTGAAAAAATTCGATTCTCTGGAGAAATTAGCCTTGGCCAGCCTGCAGGAATTGGCGGATACACCGGGAATGAATGTGAAAGCGGCCGAACAGGTAGCCGGCTATTTACGTCAAAACCTGGCTTCCGGCCGGGATGTTCTGAATGCTGCGGAGGCAACGCTGCCTTTCGGGAAACACAACAAACAAAGAGGTGAGGCACTTGAAACAGGAATGGCTGGAAAAAAACATGTACCTGCGCGGCATGACACAGGTGCCTAA